In Salinigranum marinum, one DNA window encodes the following:
- a CDS encoding glycoside hydrolase family 15 protein — protein sequence MRLRTALNEYKRDRGERFPEESPTAAGAFSGHGDRLVYVDPSGAIRDYSSSLSGLYGIDRSRFGIDTDDGTQWFDDLEPVRQHYYRETTLVETEYDAGEYTVHQYDLTLGRAHVTHVELRGAIPTDAHLTAFLTFAPEGRETRVGRLIHEEGGPNGTKAVEVFHRTEHDYVTASTGLDDVRGQIPERFDEMLSDETFEFPREAVLERYEDTHLSGDVVVSAPLEREGRAAQTTLVTQLSDHSEVTREDALADLRHCANNHATADELRAGARERAEVYVPEGTPREDICRADLRALSLLTAPTGAHIAGPEFDPFFAHSGGYGYTWFRDEAEVGRHLLEADGALDLGVGDRLTTSARFFVETQLDDGSWPHRSWASDGSVAPGWAHARVEKSDKPEYQADQTAAVLTYLATLVRTRREEIDDELAGEIQGTLSDGVEALDDTLDDYGLPETCQNLWENMVGQFAHTTAAYLQAYAAVARAPVRDELREHAAAQADVVFEGLEELWNSTSETYALRLRGNDFDDRLDSGTFALVDAFIEYDAVDELSTRQVDRLVSHVEQTLDGLYRESGHADVKGLIRFEEDYWRSAEQHDEKIWSVSTAWGASAAARLGAFLTDRDRAEDAEAFFDEAESLYECIGPDSGLVTPAGYLSEQVFDDGSYDSATPLGWPHAVRLQTTSLLAQYDALPAPKAPPSGPEDRPRWTTGEKYGVGTVADHRAADPSRVWFTLTEGSLTELRFPRVDLMNLRTLDLLVVDADEDSGYTARTHNETRRDDHADTINRHAEMTEDDALLFRHVITETGDGRGHEWELTIEYATDPKHDALLADVQFEAADDNEYELYAVADSALVNTGSQDRGIRLGQMGGYHLVARDAEAYDVGEAGEPLLIDEDGDEYSVAIALTSAGRFDWATVGVAGSSHLADLFSTGELPTPQERADNENVVLIGRMGTGAELDETLALGFAENADTAAALGEAAGALTRGYETVRSAYVDSWVEFLADTSTPASVSNDDDLLAQYKAALMSLRAVEDKTFQGAGLASPSVPWGEAVAAEESKGYGYNFTWSRDLYQVFTVFEAVGDIETAIDNLSYIYNYQQDDRGFIPQNTYLNGRTRWGGEQMDNISFPQVMAYMLAERGVTFDDVDYSYENVKRSSDYVARNGPPTAQERWEEEAGYSPSSIAAEIAGLACGAAVALDEGHTEDALIWLALADDWTDNVEQWTATETGTDRHTNTPYYVRVTRDGDPEAGHLRTLANNGPTLDEREVIDGGFLELTRLGIKPWDDEVITNTIEEVDSTIRVDTPHGPAFYRYNGDGYGERERDEEGAPWSVEAKGKGRLWPIFTGERGEYELLNEDREETALEPQNLLETMQQFANSGRMISEQVWDREYSTAYNWEFGEGTGAATPLAWSMAQYVRLAHGIDAGEPIEMPTFVRERYLETERPEGPSLRVNTRFEGDSLVVSGTTDGAVVSIKTPSETRLVTPADGEFSEKLGIEYGENQVTVAAATRADLTAAGTTVTRFTL from the coding sequence ATGAGACTGAGAACCGCACTCAACGAATACAAACGGGACCGGGGAGAGCGATTCCCCGAGGAGTCCCCCACGGCCGCTGGCGCGTTCTCCGGACACGGGGATCGCCTCGTCTACGTCGACCCCTCGGGTGCGATCCGAGACTACTCCTCTTCGCTCTCCGGACTTTACGGCATCGACCGGTCGCGTTTCGGGATCGACACCGACGACGGCACCCAGTGGTTCGACGACCTCGAACCGGTTCGGCAGCACTACTACCGCGAGACGACGCTCGTCGAGACCGAGTACGACGCCGGGGAGTACACGGTCCACCAGTACGACCTGACGCTCGGCCGTGCACACGTCACACACGTCGAACTCCGCGGGGCGATCCCGACGGACGCCCACCTGACCGCCTTCCTCACGTTCGCCCCCGAAGGCCGCGAGACGCGCGTCGGGCGGCTCATCCACGAGGAGGGCGGCCCGAACGGGACGAAGGCCGTCGAGGTCTTCCATCGAACCGAACACGACTACGTCACGGCCTCGACCGGGCTGGACGACGTCCGGGGACAGATCCCCGAGCGGTTCGACGAGATGCTCTCCGACGAGACGTTCGAGTTCCCGCGCGAGGCCGTCCTCGAACGGTACGAGGACACCCACCTCAGCGGCGACGTCGTCGTGAGCGCGCCCCTCGAACGCGAGGGCCGCGCCGCGCAGACGACGCTCGTCACCCAGCTGTCCGACCACTCGGAGGTCACCCGCGAGGACGCACTCGCGGATCTGCGTCACTGCGCGAACAACCACGCCACGGCGGACGAACTCCGTGCGGGCGCTCGCGAACGCGCCGAAGTGTACGTCCCCGAGGGGACGCCCAGAGAGGACATCTGCCGTGCGGATCTCCGCGCCCTGTCGCTTCTGACCGCGCCGACCGGCGCACACATCGCCGGCCCCGAGTTCGACCCGTTCTTCGCGCACTCGGGCGGCTACGGCTACACTTGGTTCCGCGACGAGGCCGAGGTCGGACGACATCTCCTGGAGGCCGACGGCGCGCTCGATCTAGGCGTCGGTGACCGGCTCACGACCAGTGCGCGCTTCTTCGTCGAGACGCAGTTGGACGACGGCTCGTGGCCCCACCGCTCGTGGGCCTCCGACGGCTCGGTCGCGCCCGGGTGGGCCCACGCACGCGTCGAGAAGTCCGACAAGCCGGAGTACCAGGCCGATCAGACCGCGGCCGTCCTGACGTATCTGGCGACGCTCGTCCGCACCCGCCGCGAGGAGATCGACGACGAACTCGCCGGCGAGATCCAGGGGACGCTGTCCGACGGCGTCGAGGCGCTCGACGACACGCTCGACGACTACGGGCTCCCCGAGACCTGTCAGAACCTCTGGGAGAACATGGTCGGGCAGTTCGCCCACACGACGGCGGCGTACCTGCAGGCGTACGCCGCGGTCGCCCGGGCACCGGTCCGCGACGAACTCCGCGAACACGCCGCGGCGCAGGCCGACGTGGTGTTCGAGGGGCTCGAAGAGCTGTGGAACTCCACGAGCGAGACGTACGCGCTCCGACTCCGCGGCAACGACTTCGACGACCGGCTCGACTCGGGGACGTTCGCGCTCGTCGACGCGTTCATCGAGTACGACGCGGTCGACGAGCTCTCGACGCGGCAGGTCGACCGGCTGGTCAGTCACGTCGAGCAGACGCTCGACGGGCTCTACCGCGAGTCGGGGCACGCGGACGTGAAGGGGCTCATCCGGTTCGAAGAGGACTACTGGCGCTCGGCGGAACAGCACGACGAGAAGATCTGGTCGGTCTCGACCGCCTGGGGTGCCAGCGCGGCCGCCCGCCTCGGCGCGTTCCTCACCGACCGCGACCGCGCCGAGGACGCGGAGGCGTTCTTCGACGAGGCCGAGAGCCTCTACGAGTGCATTGGGCCGGACAGCGGGCTCGTCACCCCCGCGGGCTACCTCTCCGAACAGGTGTTCGACGACGGGAGCTACGACTCGGCGACGCCGCTGGGGTGGCCCCACGCCGTCCGGCTCCAGACGACGTCGCTGCTCGCGCAGTACGACGCGCTGCCCGCGCCGAAAGCCCCGCCGTCCGGGCCCGAGGATCGCCCGCGGTGGACCACCGGCGAGAAGTACGGCGTCGGCACCGTCGCCGACCACCGCGCGGCGGACCCCTCGCGGGTCTGGTTCACGCTCACCGAGGGCTCGCTCACCGAGCTCCGGTTCCCGCGCGTCGACCTGATGAACCTCCGGACGCTCGACCTCCTGGTCGTGGACGCCGACGAGGACTCGGGGTACACCGCGAGAACGCACAACGAGACCCGCCGCGACGACCACGCTGACACGATCAACCGGCACGCGGAGATGACCGAGGACGACGCCCTGCTGTTCAGACACGTCATCACCGAGACCGGCGACGGCCGCGGCCACGAGTGGGAGCTCACGATCGAGTACGCGACCGACCCCAAACACGACGCACTCTTGGCCGACGTGCAGTTCGAGGCGGCAGACGACAACGAGTACGAACTGTACGCGGTCGCCGACAGCGCGCTCGTCAACACCGGGTCACAGGACCGGGGGATCCGCCTGGGGCAGATGGGCGGCTACCACCTCGTCGCCCGCGACGCCGAGGCGTATGACGTCGGCGAGGCCGGCGAGCCGTTGCTCATCGACGAGGACGGCGACGAGTACTCTGTCGCGATCGCGCTCACCTCCGCCGGCCGGTTCGACTGGGCGACGGTCGGCGTGGCCGGCTCGTCACACCTCGCGGACCTGTTCTCGACGGGCGAACTCCCGACGCCGCAAGAGCGTGCCGACAACGAGAACGTCGTGCTCATCGGCCGGATGGGGACGGGCGCCGAACTCGACGAGACGCTCGCGCTCGGCTTCGCCGAGAACGCAGACACCGCGGCGGCGCTCGGCGAGGCCGCGGGCGCGCTCACCCGCGGCTACGAGACGGTCCGGAGCGCGTACGTCGACTCGTGGGTCGAGTTCCTCGCCGACACGTCGACGCCGGCGTCCGTGTCGAACGACGACGACCTCCTCGCGCAGTACAAGGCCGCGCTGATGTCGCTCCGCGCCGTCGAGGACAAGACGTTCCAGGGTGCCGGACTGGCCTCGCCGTCGGTGCCGTGGGGTGAGGCAGTGGCGGCCGAGGAGTCGAAGGGGTACGGCTACAACTTCACCTGGTCGCGCGACCTCTACCAGGTGTTCACCGTCTTCGAGGCCGTCGGCGACATCGAGACGGCCATCGACAACCTCTCGTACATCTACAACTACCAGCAGGACGACCGCGGCTTCATTCCGCAGAACACCTACCTCAACGGGAGAACGAGGTGGGGCGGCGAGCAGATGGACAACATCTCCTTCCCGCAGGTGATGGCGTACATGCTCGCCGAACGCGGCGTCACGTTCGACGACGTCGACTACAGCTACGAGAACGTCAAGCGCTCCTCCGACTACGTCGCCCGTAACGGCCCGCCGACGGCTCAGGAACGCTGGGAGGAGGAGGCGGGCTACTCGCCGTCGTCGATCGCCGCGGAGATCGCGGGACTCGCCTGCGGTGCGGCGGTCGCTCTCGACGAGGGCCACACCGAGGACGCGCTCATCTGGCTCGCGCTGGCGGACGACTGGACCGACAACGTCGAGCAGTGGACCGCCACGGAGACCGGAACGGACCGCCACACCAACACCCCGTACTACGTGCGGGTGACCCGCGACGGCGACCCCGAAGCGGGCCACCTCCGAACACTGGCGAACAACGGCCCGACCCTCGACGAGCGCGAGGTCATCGACGGCGGCTTCCTCGAACTGACGAGGTTGGGGATCAAGCCGTGGGACGACGAGGTGATCACGAACACCATCGAGGAGGTCGACTCCACGATCAGGGTCGACACGCCACACGGCCCCGCGTTCTACCGGTACAACGGCGACGGCTACGGCGAGCGCGAACGCGACGAGGAGGGCGCGCCCTGGTCGGTCGAGGCCAAAGGGAAAGGGCGGCTCTGGCCCATCTTCACCGGCGAGCGCGGCGAGTACGAACTCCTCAACGAGGACCGCGAGGAGACGGCGCTCGAACCGCAGAACCTCCTCGAGACGATGCAGCAGTTCGCCAACTCCGGCCGGATGATCTCCGAGCAGGTGTGGGACCGCGAGTACTCGACGGCGTACAACTGGGAGTTCGGTGAAGGCACCGGCGCGGCGACGCCGCTGGCGTGGTCGATGGCGCAGTACGTCCGCCTCGCCCACGGCATCGACGCCGGGGAACCCATCGAGATGCCGACGTTCGTCCGCGAGCGCTACCTCGAGACGGAGCGCCCCGAGGGCCCCTCGCTCCGCGTCAACACCCGGTTCGAAGGCGACAGTCTCGTCGTCTCCGGCACGACCGACGGCGCGGTCGTCTCGATCAAGACGCCGAGCGAGACGCGGCTCGTCACGCCCGCCGACGGCGAGTTCTCCGAGAAACTCGGCATCGAGTACGGCGAGAACCAGGTCACGGTCGCCGCCGCGACCCGTGCGGACCTGACCGCCGCCGGCACGACCGTCACCCGCTTTACGCTCTGA
- a CDS encoding SRPBCC family protein — MARYQRRTRVAAPLDDVWAFHSRIEGLEALTPGWMNLRVEAVRGPDGEDDPAVLETGTRIRLSTRPFGVGPRQSFVSRIVAREEGEGTATFTDDMTDGPFREWRHTHRFFADGDETVIEDDVEYAFPVADGLLGPLSMVGFEPMFRYRHKKTRELLE; from the coding sequence ATGGCGAGATATCAACGGCGGACCCGCGTTGCGGCCCCGCTCGACGACGTGTGGGCGTTTCACTCTCGCATCGAAGGACTGGAAGCGCTCACCCCGGGGTGGATGAACCTGCGCGTCGAGGCGGTTCGCGGTCCCGACGGCGAGGACGACCCCGCGGTGCTGGAGACCGGGACGCGGATCCGCCTGTCGACCCGCCCGTTCGGCGTCGGTCCCCGCCAGTCGTTCGTCTCCCGGATCGTCGCCCGCGAGGAGGGCGAGGGGACGGCGACGTTCACCGACGACATGACCGACGGCCCCTTCCGGGAGTGGCGACACACCCACCGATTTTTCGCCGACGGCGACGAGACCGTGATCGAAGACGACGTCGAGTACGCCTTCCCCGTCGCGGACGGCCTTCTGGGGCCGCTGTCGATGGTCGGCTTCGAGCCGATGTTCCGCTACCGGCACAAGAAGACGCGCGAACTCCTGGAGTGA
- a CDS encoding class I SAM-dependent methyltransferase produces MTDETARRNAVRRAWDAVADDYAAARRADGPDADLLRDLAPDLPAGASVLDVGCGDGRRTMATLHDADPTLDVVGLDFSRVQLGLASEAVPDARLVQADMTALPFREQTFDAVSAYHSVFHVPRERHPAVYREFARVLRPDGLVLMTVGSGRSESTRRNWLGSGHAMFWSTPGSAATTAQLSDAGFDVEWERRVDDPLGSTALFVLARRR; encoded by the coding sequence ATGACCGACGAGACCGCACGCCGGAACGCCGTGCGGCGGGCGTGGGACGCCGTCGCCGACGACTACGCGGCCGCCCGCCGCGCGGACGGCCCGGACGCCGACCTGCTCCGTGACCTCGCGCCCGACCTCCCCGCGGGAGCGAGCGTGCTTGACGTGGGCTGTGGGGACGGCCGGCGGACGATGGCGACCCTCCACGACGCCGACCCGACGCTGGACGTGGTCGGGCTGGACTTCTCGCGGGTCCAACTCGGCCTCGCGAGCGAGGCCGTTCCCGACGCGCGACTCGTGCAGGCAGACATGACGGCGCTCCCGTTTCGGGAGCAGACGTTCGACGCCGTCTCAGCGTACCACAGCGTCTTCCACGTCCCGCGCGAGCGACATCCGGCCGTGTACAGGGAGTTCGCCCGCGTCCTCCGGCCGGATGGGCTAGTGCTCATGACCGTCGGCTCCGGTCGGTCCGAGTCGACGCGGCGGAACTGGCTCGGGAGCGGTCACGCCATGTTCTGGAGCACGCCCGGCTCCGCGGCGACGACGGCACAGCTGTCGGACGCCGGGTTCGACGTCGAGTGGGAGCGTCGCGTCGACGACCCGCTCGGGAGCACGGCGCTGTTCGTCCTCGCGCGGCGGCGCTGA
- a CDS encoding cupin domain-containing protein — translation MTPTPTEIRDPTTGVRIAVDEEASDDEALVCEEWRPVSLDPPPAHYHPGTVERFVVRDGHLVVRTEGVDHRVESGEAFVVEAGTPHVSFTADDPVRLRREVTAPGRWRAFLTVSVRLRARGGRALGCWSIPRDCAPAPDVPGRGRPRAATTGRPARPALGARDGGASHWPGATRAVPI, via the coding sequence GTGACGCCCACGCCGACGGAGATCCGCGATCCGACCACCGGCGTGCGGATCGCCGTCGACGAGGAGGCGTCCGACGACGAGGCCCTGGTCTGCGAGGAGTGGCGGCCGGTGAGCCTCGACCCGCCGCCGGCGCACTACCATCCCGGCACCGTCGAACGGTTCGTCGTCCGTGACGGACACCTCGTGGTCCGGACAGAGGGGGTCGACCATCGCGTCGAATCGGGCGAGGCGTTCGTCGTCGAGGCGGGGACGCCGCACGTCTCGTTCACGGCGGACGACCCGGTTCGGCTCCGACGCGAGGTGACGGCTCCCGGGCGGTGGCGAGCGTTTCTGACCGTCTCGGTTCGCCTGCGCGCACGGGGCGGCCGGGCGCTCGGATGCTGGTCGATTCCTCGAGACTGCGCGCCTGCTCCGGACGTACCCGGACGTGGTCGTCCTCGCGCGGCCACCACGGGCCGTCCAGCGCGTCCTGCTCTCGGTGCTCGCGACGGTGGGGCGAGCCACTGGCCGGGGGCCACCCGAGCCGTACCCATCTGA
- a CDS encoding VOC family protein, giving the protein MTRDSDAEVGGETDIDATTTATAAGLSVVDLDHVALRVVDLDRALGFYHDLLGLPIRDRARYDRGEVPYVAVVAGGRHLHLVPDETFDGDVGGEHVCLLLRSDEIDSRGELEALLDDLADAGVTVEADEPKKRYGAYGRAWAAYVRDPDGRRVELKVH; this is encoded by the coding sequence ATGACTCGCGATTCCGACGCCGAGGTGGGCGGCGAGACCGACATCGACGCGACGACCACGGCCACGGCCGCCGGACTCTCGGTCGTCGACCTCGACCACGTGGCGCTCCGCGTGGTCGACCTCGACCGCGCGCTCGGCTTCTACCACGACCTCCTCGGGCTTCCGATCAGGGACCGCGCGCGGTACGACCGGGGTGAGGTGCCCTACGTCGCGGTCGTCGCGGGCGGCAGACATCTCCACCTCGTGCCGGACGAGACGTTCGACGGTGACGTTGGGGGCGAGCACGTCTGTCTCCTCCTGCGGTCGGACGAGATCGATTCGCGGGGGGAACTCGAGGCGCTCCTCGACGACCTCGCGGACGCGGGCGTCACGGTCGAAGCCGACGAGCCGAAGAAGCGGTACGGCGCGTACGGGCGAGCGTGGGCGGCGTACGTCCGCGATCCCGACGGCCGGCGCGTCGAGCTCAAGGTCCACTAG
- a CDS encoding hybrid sensor histidine kinase/response regulator encodes MNDSGWEITVLHVDDDPAFGELVATYLEREGGETGLDVVTVSDATAALDELERGRGEIDCVVSDYEMPEMSGLDLLSAVRSEWPDLPFVLLTGKGSEEVARDAFREGATDYVQKQSGADHYAVVANRIVNAVTQYRAQRTSRRYGSALEALDSAVFLLDDDGRFISVDDLFVTHAGAERRELLGRHVSALGTDDQLTAEFESISAESGPETTCFRTTLGGDEPTEYVVRMTRSGLEADTRGVVGTLSRAVEAGDPHADDLQYLVDFQDLVLDTSTSLMSAETDEIATKVRWTLQNVAEFADLDRCYIYETDGTEPPVLKHGWTRGEDDDAVAVPPEIVEYWEPEGWLPSRLCRFENVRIVDVADLPTNEAFTSELFAGTTGAVVVPLVSGWEFRGFVGFETARGPRDWSDAEVSMLRTVADTVAHTLERQRRERTLKRQNDRLDAFAAAVSHDLRNPLNVVEGFVDVAQETGDVSHLDRVSSAIDRMEAIIDDVLALAREGRTVGEVTTVDLTEVAEEAWLAVETADATLSVEEIGTVSADPTRLPAVFENLFRNSVEHGSTTGRSATNEPGGAGDTTVRIGPLDGASGFFVEDDGPGIPPDEHDQVFDEGYSTGDDGSGLGLAIVAKVVDAHGWSVDVTSGSDGGARFEVVTAEVAGAERQSVAASAEVSD; translated from the coding sequence ATGAACGACTCGGGCTGGGAGATCACCGTCCTCCACGTCGACGACGACCCGGCGTTCGGGGAACTCGTCGCGACGTATCTCGAACGGGAGGGCGGTGAGACCGGACTCGACGTCGTGACGGTGTCGGACGCGACGGCCGCGCTCGACGAACTCGAGCGGGGACGCGGGGAGATCGACTGCGTCGTCTCCGACTACGAGATGCCGGAGATGAGCGGGCTCGATCTCCTCAGCGCGGTCCGGAGCGAGTGGCCGGACCTCCCGTTCGTCCTCCTGACCGGGAAGGGGTCGGAGGAAGTCGCACGGGACGCGTTTCGCGAGGGGGCCACGGACTACGTCCAGAAACAGTCGGGGGCCGACCACTACGCCGTCGTGGCGAACCGGATCGTCAACGCGGTCACGCAGTACCGGGCACAGCGGACGTCGCGACGCTACGGCTCGGCGCTCGAAGCGCTCGACAGCGCCGTCTTCCTCCTCGACGACGACGGCCGGTTCATCTCGGTCGACGACCTGTTCGTCACCCACGCCGGAGCCGAGCGTCGCGAACTCCTCGGCCGGCACGTCTCGGCGCTCGGAACGGACGACCAGCTCACCGCGGAGTTCGAGTCGATCTCGGCCGAGAGCGGTCCGGAGACCACCTGCTTCCGGACGACGCTCGGCGGCGACGAACCGACGGAGTACGTCGTTCGGATGACGCGATCGGGACTCGAAGCTGACACCCGCGGGGTGGTCGGGACGCTCTCGCGGGCGGTCGAAGCGGGCGATCCCCACGCGGACGACCTACAGTACCTCGTCGACTTCCAGGATCTCGTCCTCGACACGTCGACGTCGCTGATGAGCGCCGAGACCGACGAGATTGCCACGAAGGTCCGCTGGACGCTCCAGAACGTCGCCGAGTTCGCCGACCTCGACCGCTGTTACATCTACGAGACGGACGGGACCGAGCCGCCGGTGCTGAAACACGGCTGGACGCGTGGCGAGGACGACGATGCTGTCGCGGTCCCGCCCGAGATCGTCGAGTACTGGGAGCCCGAGGGGTGGCTTCCGAGCCGCCTCTGTCGGTTCGAGAACGTCCGGATCGTCGACGTCGCCGACCTCCCGACGAACGAGGCGTTCACGTCCGAACTGTTCGCGGGGACGACCGGGGCAGTAGTGGTGCCGCTGGTGTCGGGCTGGGAGTTCCGGGGGTTCGTCGGCTTCGAGACCGCTCGGGGCCCACGCGACTGGTCCGACGCGGAGGTGTCGATGCTCCGGACGGTCGCCGACACGGTCGCGCACACGCTCGAACGCCAGCGGCGCGAGCGGACGCTCAAGCGACAGAACGACCGGCTCGACGCGTTCGCCGCCGCGGTCTCACACGACCTCCGCAACCCGTTGAACGTCGTCGAGGGCTTCGTCGACGTCGCACAGGAGACGGGCGACGTGAGCCACCTCGACCGCGTGTCGTCGGCGATCGACCGGATGGAGGCGATCATCGACGACGTCCTCGCGCTCGCCCGCGAGGGTCGGACGGTCGGCGAGGTGACGACGGTCGACCTGACCGAGGTCGCCGAGGAGGCGTGGCTCGCGGTCGAGACGGCGGACGCCACCCTCTCGGTCGAGGAGATCGGAACGGTGTCCGCAGACCCCACTCGGCTCCCGGCCGTCTTCGAGAACCTCTTCCGGAACAGCGTGGAACACGGCTCGACGACCGGTCGCTCGGCGACCAACGAGCCCGGGGGCGCCGGCGACACGACCGTCAGGATCGGCCCGCTCGACGGCGCGAGTGGGTTCTTCGTCGAAGACGACGGCCCCGGCATCCCACCCGACGAGCACGACCAGGTGTTCGACGAGGGCTACTCGACCGGCGACGACGGCTCGGGGCTCGGGCTCGCCATCGTCGCCAAGGTGGTCGACGCCCACGGCTGGAGCGTCGACGTCACGTCCGGTTCCGACGGGGGCGCTCGGTTCGAGGTCGTCACGGCGGAAGTGGCTGGAGCCGAACGCCAGTCCGTCGCCGCCAGCGCCGAAGTGTCCGACTGA
- a CDS encoding DMT family transporter, translating into MAALGVAVVAVSTSAILVRWSAAPSVVKAFYRVVFTVGLLLPWAVTRYRGDFRRLRPRDALFACVTGVALAVHFAAWFESLAWTSVAASVTLVQSQPLFVAVGAWALLDERVTRRRAAGILVALCGMVAMSLGDVLSGVALGGSRPLYGNALAVVGAVAAAGYVLAGRSIRQRVSLVPYVTVVYVACAAALLGVTLWEGHALTGYPPREWLLFAGMAVGPGLFGHTVINWVLAHVDSSVVSVSLLGEPLGSTLLALALLGEVPTLATVAGGAVVLLGIAVTTTSERIATDGSETDRHPDGA; encoded by the coding sequence ATGGCCGCGCTCGGCGTGGCGGTCGTCGCCGTCTCGACGAGTGCTATCCTCGTCCGGTGGTCCGCCGCCCCGTCGGTCGTGAAGGCGTTCTACCGGGTCGTCTTCACTGTCGGCCTACTCCTCCCGTGGGCGGTGACCCGGTACCGCGGCGACTTCCGCCGTCTTCGGCCGCGGGACGCGCTTTTCGCGTGCGTGACCGGCGTCGCGCTCGCGGTCCACTTCGCCGCGTGGTTCGAGAGCCTCGCGTGGACGTCGGTCGCCGCCTCGGTCACGCTGGTGCAGTCCCAGCCGCTGTTCGTCGCCGTCGGTGCCTGGGCACTCCTCGACGAACGGGTCACCCGTCGCCGGGCCGCGGGCATCCTCGTCGCCCTCTGTGGGATGGTCGCCATGTCGCTCGGCGACGTCCTCTCGGGGGTCGCACTCGGCGGGAGTCGGCCGCTGTACGGCAACGCGCTCGCCGTCGTCGGGGCCGTCGCCGCCGCGGGGTACGTCCTCGCCGGCCGCTCGATCCGCCAGCGGGTCTCGCTCGTCCCCTACGTGACCGTGGTCTACGTGGCCTGTGCGGCCGCGCTCCTCGGCGTCACCCTCTGGGAGGGTCACGCGCTCACGGGCTACCCGCCCCGGGAGTGGCTGCTGTTCGCCGGGATGGCCGTCGGTCCCGGCCTCTTCGGTCACACGGTCATCAACTGGGTGTTGGCCCACGTCGACTCCTCCGTGGTCAGCGTCTCGCTCCTGGGCGAACCGCTGGGCTCGACGCTCCTCGCGCTTGCGCTCCTCGGCGAGGTGCCGACCCTCGCGACTGTCGCCGGCGGGGCGGTCGTCCTCCTCGGCATCGCGGTCACGACGACGAGCGAACGGATAGCGACCGACGGATCGGAGACGGACCGCCACCCCGACGGAGCGTGA